Part of the Nicotiana sylvestris chromosome 2, ASM39365v2, whole genome shotgun sequence genome, TGTTCTGACTCTAAATTGTAGGATTCATGAATTAATTAATCTTATTCCCAATCTGCAGGATCCAACTACAAAGGGACATCGTGGAATTGGGTTTATTACTTTTGCAAATGCTGGTATGTGTCCcgtctttgtttttctttttgcagTTACTTTTTCTCTATTATCCAGGTACTTTGGCTATCTTTAGTTATTCCTCGGCTTAGCATCCAGGTTTTTAGGAACAATTAAAAAAATAGGTAACTTATTTTTGGCAGGAATTGTATCTGATAGGAACTCTGTTTTCAATAGGAACTGTATCTGTGAGAATTTCTTTTACCCATTTCCATGCTTTATATGTAGACTTGTTTAGACACTGTTCTTATATTTCAGGGAGGAGAAACATGAAGTGTTCTTAGTTGCAGATACATCTTTCCTTCTCTAGTATGTGAGACAGTGACTGAGACCTGCATTTCTCTAGATCTGTCAGTGCTTCCCGGATGTAATCACTTTAGTGCAGTTAATTCCTTAAAACTGGATCAACATTTTACCTTGATTTGGTATAAATTCTAGTAATTACTTCAGATATGAAGGTTTTCTTCCCTTTCTACATTCATCCAGCACTCCTAGAAAATTCACCACCTTCACTATAGGAAAGTGCATTTTGCTTTTAGATGTAAGTGGTTGATAATTCCCTCATTTTTGGAGTAAATAGCTCAGTAGTTAGCACAAAAGATAAGTTTTAACCTGTCACCCAACAACGGGAAAACGAAAAACGATCTGGGAATGACACCTGCTTCTTTCTACACTTTGGTATATTGCCTTTCGAGGTGCTTACTTCTAAACTTGATCTGGGATGAGAGGAAGGAATTGACATTTGAAGAGTTTTTAACTGTTGCTTGACAGAAGTTCTGATTTTATCTCAGCCTTGATTTGTCCTCTAATTTTTTTCTGTCAATTTCGTAATTCGCCACTGTTTCCGCTGGCATTCTAGTTATATATTCTAGGTATTTTGAGCTGATATGCATCTTAACACCTTTTAATGGCCCTGTAATTGTGCTTCGTCCCTAAGAATTCTGCCTACTTCAGTTTTGTTAATTGCTGTAGGGATGTGGTAGCTACCACCTTGTTTTTATTTATGTACCCAGGGAAGACAGGGCCAGTCTCCTACATGCATGCTTATCATATGTCTTCTTTTCCGTTAAATTGAGTCACTCTTGGTTTGTTTGCCCAGAATCAGTTGATGATCTGATGGGTGACACACACGAACTGGGAGGTTCCACAATTGTGGTCGACCGAGCAACGCCCAAGGCAAGCTCTGCATAACCAAACTTTGATATATCTGCTGTTCAAGGACATGTCATTGAACTTACACATTTGCTTTTGATGATTCATTAACCTTTGCATTTTGTGCTGATGATTCTAGGAAGAAGATTCCAGGCCTGTTAGTCGGATGCCTCAGGGTGGAGGAGGATATGGTGCATATAATGCATATATTAGTGCAACTAGATATGCTGCGCTTGGTGCTCCCACCTTATATGATCATCCAAGCTCTATGTATGGACGTAAGTAAACACTGACAAATTTATCTTTAAAATGATGCAACATCATGAAATCATGCCTCTCATTTAACATATTTCATATACTAAACGGAACTTAAATTAAATAAAccaggaggaggaggaggatatCCTTCTCGTGGCATGGGCAAGAAGATCTTTGTTGGTCGACTACCTCAAGAGGCAACAGCTGAAGATCTTCGCCAGTATTTTGGTAGATTTGGCCGTATTTTAGATGTTTATGTTCCAAAGGTAAGAACTCTTTTATTTTATCGCCTTTTAGTAACAGATATTCTCTTAAGTAATTTAGTAATTGCTTAATTCTGTTAAGATGGTAATGCTTATTTGGTGTAGGATCCCAAGAGACCAGGGCACAGAGGGTTCGGTTTTGTCACATTTGCTGATGATGGTGTCGCAGATCGTGTTTCTCGGAGGCCTCACGAGATATGTGGACAGCAGGTATTTGTTGTGATTCCAAGATCTATTTTTGTCTTTTCCAACTCCATACCCCAAGAAAACCGTGGATACTGAAGTATCAGTTGATCAAGTTTTGTATGAGACCATGGGTGAGGAGACTCCTTCCCCAAAGAATTATAGAAGGGAATAAATTAACAAGATCATCATGGATGAGCAAGAATGGGAGGACCAGATGTGGGGGAAATTCCTTACTCTGGAGCCCGCTTGGTGAGGGATATCTTATAATTACCTGGCCATTACCTTGGATGTCCTGCGACGGGAGGGCACTGGAAGATTGTTCTAAAGACAATAAAATTGTGCATAACCGTTTTTTGGCAAAACTGAAAACATATATTGGTGTAAAGTACCTTAAATCTGACCCGGCCATTACTTGGGATGTTCTGCAACGAGAGGAGCATGAAATTATTGTTCTTAAAGACGATAAAGTTggaactgtttttttttttttttttttgcaacatCTATAACATACATCGATTTGAAGTTAGCCTTTTGGGAAGTTTGAACTTTTACctgttgaattttttttatccTCCTAGAAGGAGCTTCTTGGGGTATCCCTTTTGGCTTCTCACTTATTCCTAGTTCTACCTTGCTTTTTAGGTTGCAATAGATTCTGCGACTCCACTTGATGATGCTGGTCCAAGTAGTCAGTACATGATggatcctcctcctcctcctgaACCATATGGGGGATATGGCGGTCCTATGCGTTCCTATGGCAGGATGTATGGGGGACTGGACTATGATGATGTAAGTATTTGAACCTTACTTTTGATAAAGTTCTCTCTATGTCATCTTTAGCTTATTACTCCGTGATAGAATTGCTTTCTCATTGTTAACATGATCCAATCACATCCTTTTTCATCCGGGTGATTTTAAATTTTCAACCCTCCTTTCCCCTTCCAAAATGGTCAATTACTGGACATTCGTCCTGCGTCTTTCAGCTGGTCTGCCTGGACACACTCTTGCTGGTGAAATTTGTTCCCCTTATCTGTTTGACCTGGGCATGGCAATGCAATTTGATGCTTTCCTTGTGAATGAAAGAactctctctgtctctctctcatGCTGACTACATCTTTCTGTTGTTTTGGTGCAATGATTTTTACTTAAGGTGTAGTTTATTTGATTATTTTGTTCATACCTCTTTCGTCGATTTTTTAGGTTTGTTTCACATGTATAGCATAAAAAATAGGCCGGATTGTACTGATAATAAGATATATTCAACCGTGGGCTTATGACTTGGCTATTTCTCGTTTGTCCTTAATTCAACAGATGATAATTCTGATGATATAACCTTTAAATATGTGACTTATCTGTTTTTGACAGTGGGGTTACGGCCTGGGTGGAGGGAGACCTTCAAGAGCAGATATGAGATACAGGCCCTACTAGCGTGTGTGCTAGTAGCTTGTGTGGCATGAAGTTAGAAGCTGTCTCAATTTCTAAATGATAGGTGTTGGGTGTCAACCTATATACTGTCATATTAGACTCAGCTTATATGCGGACATTATGATGTATGTGCTACTGATATTTCCTTAATTTAATTGAAGGATCAGTATTGATGGATTGTGTAATTCACTTCCTGCTCAACCCATTGAATTGGAAGTGCCAAAGAAACAAAGATgagaattgttttttttttttggtcataTCTGAAAGTATAGAAGTAGTTAAGCAACACAATCAATTGGGGTAATATAGTACATTTTTGCAGCTTAAGTATTAGCTAAATCCGTTTGAGAGGCTGAGTGGTTGTGGACATGGTTCGTGTTTTTCTATGCTTTCCGCCTGCCTAAAGTTAGTACCTTGGTTAGTTGCAAATGGAATTTAATTGCTCGGATAGACCATTTTTACTGTTTGTTGAGTAGGATTTCACAGTGAAATTTTCCAGTTTTTTCTTTAGTAAAGATTTTGGACCAGCAGAAATCAGCTGTACAGAATTCCGCCACAGATGGTGGGAAGGCTTGAATTACATAGCGAATAGGTAGGTCAGAAACTCGATTGAACAGTCTGTTATGAGTAATCTGTTCCATTGATCAAAAGGACGCTCTAACTCCAAACTCTGACGAGAACCTAACGGATACGGCAAACATAGCAACTGCTAAATGAGGCTATCTTAAAATACTTCCGAAACGGAATGACACTCTGGGGATTCCTTCGAGGCTGATGGGAGTGACTTTCTGAGGTTGCACGTCTCATATCTTGGGCCTTCAACTGAGCATATCTAAGCTTGTTCAGAATCTTATCCATGGATGCTGACCTCCTCTTTTCTAGTTTCATCTGAAATGCAAACAATAGTTAAGTCCTTTGATGCTTGGCCTATCCTTTAAGACAAGTACACTGGATAGATATGTATATTAATCATTAGATGTACTCAGATATCAATCTTTTATGTCCAACGGACCTCAAGCTTTTGAATTGCTGCTTCCGCTTTAGCCTTCTGCAAGTTCTCCCAAGCAGTAATCCTTGCTTCCTCTCTTTGTGTCCTTCACAAAATGAGGAAAGACAGAACCGTTATTCCGATATAGTAATTTTTGCCCCTTGATAAATAAACCTATACCATGGTAATATTTGTTGCTTAGGGACATACATATTCCCGAAAGAATGTCCATCCATCTTATATGTAGGGAATATATCTGAGTTATCACCATTACCAGTGTTTGTGAAGGCTAAGTATTGCTGCTACTTGTCTAAATAGTTTCTACAAACTTGTGGAGAAGTAGGCGTTAAGGGCATAGGAATACCGGTTCCCTTGAAAATTAGGATAACAGATACCCTTGCAAAgcataagcaaaaacaaaaacttgaaatgaattggCATAGTGACATACTTTGACATGCTCTCTGCTGCATTTGCAACATCCCAGGGTGAAATTGAGCCAATCACATCTGGTGTTTCTTTACTCGGTTTCCTCACCCGGCTTTTCCGAGAGTGCCCAGAAATGGGGGCTCCTTTGTCCACCTGCACATCCCTAATCTCGACTCTAGCAGAATGCTGCTTGTTCTGCTCCGCTCCAGATGACCTTTCTTTGGGAGAGGCATGGGCACTGCTATCAGGGCTCATCTGTGTTGCCATGTCTCTCCTTGAAACTGCGGAGCTAACAGAATCTGGCTCCTTGGTGCCATCATCTGGCCATTGGATTCATTAGCAACAAAAAATCATTAATTTATAGTGATGTGCTATTCTAAAGACAAATCTTTCTTCGAACACCTCATATCTCATTGATTTCACAATATGTTCCATAATTAACCTTTTGCTTGTCAACCTGATAATGTTTAAGAAGCCTCAACCAAGGGCTGGAAATCAGGAAGGGATTTCGAGTGTAGTTAAGAAGTTTGATTAATGTCAAAAGGTTCTAAGAATATCTTCAAAAACTAGGAATACTATTGCTAATGCTACCTGTACCGATGAGAGGTAGCAGGTACCCGGTGGAATAGTCAAGATGCGCACAAGCTGGCATGGACACCACCGTCATAAATAAAAAACTATTGCCAATGATGTGTGATACGAATCTAAGATTCAAGAGTTGAAAATAGAATAATGGTAAAAACTTAGGAAAGTATTGCTAAATCTATTGGATAACAATCAATATTCGACAAATGAAACGGTTGAATTATGTCATACCACAGTTGCATGtatctccttttcttttcctgGCAAAATGCACTCAAATGATAGTCATTTCATATGCATCCACTTTGCATAGGCTAATTTAGAAGAATTGTGCTATGATAATCGGTATAAAGCAAGCAAATTATACTTTATCGTTGCTCCAAGGAGCCCGTTTAATTCTACTCTATGTTAGAACATATTTCTGCAATCGGGATGTAAAGATATGACActtgggcctaactcaacccAAAAGCTAGCTCATGAGGGAAGGATTGCCCAAGTCTATATAAGGAGACTACCGGCCCATtccccaaccaatgtgggactctAACCACTCTAACACGGGATAAAACGCATACCTTGGGAGCTTGGCACCGAAGATTCACTGCACAAATCTGGCAGACTGGGAACACTAGTTGTTCGAGCCATACTATTCTCAGCATATAGAGCACCAGGATTTGCACCAGCACCATAATGAAGGGATACACCATCAGGCACCAGTACACCTGTTGTAAATGGTGAATTTGCAATGTAGTTACCTAAAGTTCCACCTTCTATGACCGGCACGGAGGGTGAATAATTTGGTAAGTACATAAGGCCAGAAGCCCCAAGAGGTCCACTTTTCGACTTGGGGCGCCTGTGGATTTGCGCGGTTGAAGTCTTCCAAACCCCATAACTGGACACTGGGCTAGTAATCCATCTTTCAGCATCATCCCATTTTGAAGGCACTGTCCTTCCACTATTGAAAGGCATCAATGCAGTGGCACTTATATGCCTCCTGCTGCTGTGAGTCGGCAATGGGACTCGTTCGGAGCTCCACCCTTTCTGATTATCTCCATATTCTGGTGTTGGTGGGCTTGTATATAAACCCGAATTCCTCAACAAAGTAGAATTCTTCTTCATGATTTTCAACAATGGAATGCAAGTCACATTCTTGTTCCCCTGGTTGAATCTTGTAACAATGACCCTATCCAAGTGGGTAAGAAATTAGAGACCATAAATCTAACTAGTTTCAGTTCTTTATTATCACATTAAGAGATAGCCACCACATTCATTTTGCCTACTAAAGTTGTCTTGAACAACACTCTTAACAAGAATACTATATCTTGAAATTGTGGTCAATTTTTTGTAGTCTGTGGCAATTAATCAATAGGTCACTTCAAAAGTCAGGACCACTGGAAGAGTTGCCAAATACTGCCAGTAAGGGAACAAAATCGACAAAACTTTACAGAGAAGTCGATTTTCAACCCCCCTAAATTTCATTAACTGTATCTCCCAACCAATCAGGAAGAAAGTTGGTTATTCCAATTGCCACTTATGTACCTCTAAATAAAAAGTTAAAAAGGAAGGGAGAAGGGGGAGCAGCAAAAAGTTTCAACTTTTAGAGCAAATGTATTAAATGAACCTTACCCGTTAAACTAATGCAGAGAGTTGGGCTTTTTATCTCTAGTTTATATCAACTTTTGTTGTGGTGCTCAAAGCTTCAGTAAAGCAGCTGAATAGTGTGAATTTTTGGTTACAGAATGTGACGAAAAGGTATTGGTAGTAGTGATATCTGAAACAATTTTTAAATCCCAGAGaggaaaaacagaaaaaagaataaagaaatggGAGAAAGGTCACCCTCACCTAGGTGTGAAAGAAATCAAGAATTTAATAATGCAGATTATAAGAACATGGGGTTCAATTATTATGGGATGTTTGACGAATGACCCCTGCTAATTTGTTTTTTGAAAGAAGAGCTAACAATAATAAGAAGAAGGGTGAACAGAGAGTGAGATTCTTGTACAGCTAAAGCATATAAATGAGGGAATAGAAGAGAGGTTTTGTAACTATCGAAAAGGAGAGAACCGACACAGTGGAGAAGAGCCAAGAAATGGTAAAGAGTTGTCACAAACAAATGGGCATTCCCACGTGAGTAAGCTTCTTAATTACGGGTTATACTTTTTGGATCATTGCCCTTAATTCCATGCATTCCCTCTTTCTTTAAGTTTTATCTTCTATCACACCGTCACAGTTCGAGTTTAGAAATAAGATTTTTATCAATAGGTGAGCATTTTACTTCTCAGAATGGCTTATACCACGTGAATTCAAATTAATTAGACTAGTAAACATGGTCTACAGAATAACTTTAAAACATCTTATCTTCTTCTcgttttcttctctcttttgctCCTGAAAAGCCTTTTCTAAGGTGGGGGCCTGTAAATAGGAAGGAGAATGGATAATCTTTAATGAGATTTAGACCCTTGCACTTGAATGATTCAATAAGAATTGGAATAAATGGGCAGGAACTCCAACCGCATCTTTTAAGTCTTACCGTAAAAATTGCACTGGCGCCCCTTTTTAACTTATAGCCGTTTGTCTTTCTGTTTGTATCCGTATCcgtttttttttgtaaaaagtcTTTTAAAAAGATTATTTTGCCCTTCTTCATTAAAAGACTACTTTCTCTCCAGGTATACGCTAGTCCTTTACTGTCTCTGTCTCTCTTTCCCGTTATTCGCGTTTTTTGATTTGTTCTTTTCTGAAATCAAAGGGTTTTCGTCGTTGTTCTCACATTACGATTTAATCACAGGTACATTGCATTAATTTTCTGGGTTTTATTTTacgattttctgttttttttttctggttttggttttgatagtCATGTATTTATGATTAAATAGTTTCTTAGTGTTTAGTTTATTAAGTGCATTAGTTTTACTTTTACGATtgtgtttttaggttttttgaatgagttttttatgttgttgatgaaaattctataaattcttcagTGATTAGACgtccaaatttttaaaaaatttgagaGTTAAATAGATAATACTATTAAAGTGATGATACCTtagataggagctgaagtttttttccccatgttttggcattatttttggatttgaatttgtatTTTGTGTTTTGTATAAACTACAGCATGTGGCTGAATGTTTtgtgttttgtaactggtgagctgaagtttttgtgttttgttactggtgaacttcagctctagagctgaaggttttgtttttgtaactgtcgaacttcagctctagagctgaagtttttgtttttgttaactggcgaacttcagctttggagctgaagttttgttttgtaactgtcgaacttcagtcTTCTTAGAGattgaagttttaactgatctttttgataatgtcctgatgttattttttgtatgttttacttttttttaacagATAGCACCTAAAGCACCTAAAGATCCTAAAGCAGCTAATGCACCTAAAGCACCTAGACTACCTGTAATATTCCCAGGTCCTTATGTCCCTGCTCCTCCACCTACAAGATCAGGTCAAATATATTTTGAGTTTCGAGGTTGGTTTAACTCTAAGGGTTACTGGAAGGGGAACCACGATTGGAAGAAATTAATTGCAACTTTCTTGACTCCTACACAACGGGATAAGCTTCATAATGGTACATTTCGATACATTATGGAAATGGAGAATTTCAAATGCAGCATAAAGTTAGTTCATTGTCTGTGTCTTTCTCGAATATTCACGAATGATCGAGACTCGattagtttcaagatttttggcCATGATGTTTCCTTCACCCTTGAAGACTTTCACATTATGTGTGGTTTGCGGATCACAACACATAATGTTGAAAAACCAATTAATCGAGAGAGCAATATTCTGAAGCGCTATTTTGGTAAGTCAAAGGGTGTGACTTTGAAGGATATTCGAGATTTTATGACTCGGAATAAAATTCCAAAGAATGCTGTGAATCACATACACGTATGTGAGAGCGATGATGATGTTGTGAAACTTATGGAAATTATTGTTGTAGAGCCTATTTTGTTTGGGAAAAAGATTGAGTCATCTTTGATGGAGGAGTATGCATCTATTGTTGAAGATGATAAGGTTTGTGTTGAATATCCTTGGGGTAATGTGGCTTATGAGAAGCTCATTTACTCACTGAAACATGCATTGGACAAGCAGAACAAATTCCATGCAACTGAGTATAAACTTGGTGGATTTCCTTATCTGTTATGTGCTTGGTTCTATGAGCGCTTCCCagatattcgggagaagtatATAAGAGAGGATGAGTACCTTGATACCCCTCAGGTTCCCAGGATGTTATGTTATGTATGTGTGGGAGAGCCTAAATTTCCCGAACTTTTTGAGATGTTCAGTAGTCATGAAGTAAGTTACTTTTTTTTGTCTTTGTGTTAATATGTTAACGTATTAGTTTTCTTCTTCTCATAATATACTTTTTTGTATTAAACAGAAATATCGCAGCTTTAGGGTATTGGATATAATTCCTACAGAAGAGGAATTgaattcaatgtctttaattggTCAATTACCATACAACCGGATTCGTTCAAAGGTACTTAACGCGGGTCCATCAACTGGTGAATCACTACGTACTCTGAGTCGATCAAAAGAATTGAATCGAACTCCTATTATTGGTGAATCACCATGTAGTCGGAGTTGATCAAAAGAAGCGAATCAAACTCCTTTTATTGGTGAATCATCTCGTACCCAAAGTCATTCTAACCGTTCTACAAGTGACTTTGATGACAATGAATTACTCGACACAATATGTTCTGTAAGTTTTGATCTGAAGCTTTTTGGTTTTGTGTTTTGTAAAAGTACAACATGTTTTTGAGTTGAAGTTTTCTTCTATATCTGAATTTTTGTTGTGTGTCTTCTAGAGATTAACGATGGAGGTTCAAAGGCatgcaaaaaaagaaagaagcacAATCGTGAAAGAAGTtttcaataagtttaaaaagGAGGAGCGATCTGCTTTTGTGGATGCGGTTTTTGTAAAAGTGAAGGTAAACTAATTTATAGAGAATTCTTTCTATTTCTACTAATGTTATTCAGATTAATCATTGttagtaattttttttatagGAATATTTAGATGAGAAGTTTGAACAGTTGTTTAAGATTGTCAACAAATCAAATGGAATGGACGATGAcaattttgatttgagtaaccatcgAGAATATGATAGGGGGGGCGACTGTTACGAACATCCATTGGATATTAATGTTGTTGATGATGCATTAGATAAAGTAGCAGATGTAAATGCTACACGTGAGGAACCGGCTTTTGTAGGTGATCAACATGTTCAAGAACAATTTGAAGAGGAACGTCCCAGTGCTGATAGATTGAGGATAGATAGAAATGATGAAGCACAGTTATCAACTGAGAATATTGGAAGCAAGCAAGATGCAAATAATCAAATTTTTGAGACTGAAGAACATAATGCTCATGATGCATTGCGTAAAGTCACAGATGATAATGCTACACATAAGGAAGCGGCTGTTGAAGGCGATGAACATGTTCAATAACAAGGTGGAGAGGAACAATCCAGTGTTTGTAGACAGAGTAAAGatggaaatgatgaagagttaACAACTGAGAAAGGTTCAGATGATCAAGTTGTTGGCACTGAAAAACATGCACCGAGTTGTGCTTTGGAAAGTGATATTGGAAAAGGCAATTTGTTTGACGATGGAGATCAAGCACCTGTTTGTACTTTAGAACTGAAAGCGAGTGATGTGTCTAGCACTATTGGGAAAGACGATCGGTATGCAGGATTACTAGCTATTTGCAAAGAACTACTAGGTGATGATACACAGGAAATTGTTACTATAGGTACaaagtgtgaagtttataatatttcaatgataccttagattggagctgaagttttgtttcatgtgtttgtgTTTTCTGTAAAAATTACAGcatgttttgttttgtaactggtgaacttcagctctagagctgaagtttttgtttttataactgtctagagttgaagttttttttgtaactattgaagtttttgtttgtgacTGTCtaacttcagccttcttagagttgaagttttaactgGTTTTTTATAATATCTTGTAGTGAAATTTTCAATACAGGTATAAATTTTTTCtatgttatatatatagaaaaactaGTTGATCTATTCACCTTCtttatgaatatgcagtggaagttgaaactagttgttcttcaattgacacaactcaaaaactctctgatgatgctgaattgaatgaaggtagagttgagaaaaaccttcCAGAGAATACTCCAATGCTCCTCGACGTTGGTTCATAATTGAATGAAGTTGTA contains:
- the LOC104234800 gene encoding heterogeneous nuclear ribonucleoprotein 1 is translated as MSERKLVVLGIPWDVDTEGLREYMIKFGDLEDCIVMKERATGRSRGFGYVTFSTVEDAKNALSKEHFLGNRMLEVKVATPKEEMRHPAKKVTRVFVARIPPSVSEATFRSYFEKYGEITDLYMPKDPTTKGHRGIGFITFANAESVDDLMGDTHELGGSTIVVDRATPKEEDSRPVSRMPQGGGGYGAYNAYISATRYAALGAPTLYDHPSSMYGRGGGGYPSRGMGKKIFVGRLPQEATAEDLRQYFGRFGRILDVYVPKDPKRPGHRGFGFVTFADDGVADRVSRRPHEICGQQVAIDSATPLDDAGPSSQYMMDPPPPPEPYGGYGGPMRSYGRMYGGLDYDDWGYGLGGGRPSRADMRYRPY
- the LOC104234799 gene encoding uncharacterized protein, whose amino-acid sequence is MKKNSTLLRNSGLYTSPPTPEYGDNQKGWSSERVPLPTHSSRRHISATALMPFNSGRTVPSKWDDAERWITSPVSSYGVWKTSTAQIHRRPKSKSGPLGASGLMYLPNYSPSVPVIEGGTLGNYIANSPFTTGVLVPDGVSLHYGAGANPGALYAENSMARTTSVPSLPDLCSESSVPSSQDDGTKEPDSVSSAVSRRDMATQMSPDSSAHASPKERSSGAEQNKQHSARVEIRDVQVDKGAPISGHSRKSRVRKPSKETPDVIGSISPWDVANAAESMSKTQREEARITAWENLQKAKAEAAIQKLEMKLEKRRSASMDKILNKLRYAQLKAQDMRRATSESHSHQPRRNPQSVIPFRKYFKIASFSSCYVCRIR